TCCTTGAAATGCTGCTGAAGCGTCCGAACCAGGTATTTACAAGAGAACAGATTTTAGACCGGGTGTGGGGCTTTGACAAAGAAGTCAATGAAAACAACATTGAAATATATGTCCATAATCTCCGTAAGAAACTCGCCAATACGAACGTTAAGATTGACACAATCCGTGGTGTAGGTTACACTTTGAGTAAAAAATAATGTTTAAAGAGATCAAGAGGCAAATTACGCTGTTCAACACTTTGATTCTCATTGCTTTTCTTTTTTTATTTATCCTGCTGCTGGGCTTTCTCGTCCAGTGGAGCCTGGGACTCACCGGGGAGGTTTACCTGATGGATACCGCTAAGGGTATCATCAATAATTCCCCGGAGTCTGAAAAGGGCGACGGTATTTTCAATAATAATTCCATGCACGACAAAATGGGGTATGAATACATTGAATGGGATGAAAATAACCAGACCGTCAGCATGAAGGTCGAAGATAATGATTTGATTATGCATGGCTACGAACTGGCAATGGATCAAAGCTTTAACAATGATTTTAAGGTTTTTAATCTTAACGGGGCAGATTACAGAGTTTATGTCACACGCTTCAGCCGTGATGATGAATCCCACACACTGGAGGTTTTTCAGCAGATCACGACCGAGCGCTCAATGATTACCTATGTCATTTCCTTTCTGCTGTTCATCGGCAGCGGGGGAATTCTCCTGCTGATTCCGATCAGCTATTTTCTGGCCGGGAAATCCTTGCAGCCGATCAAGGAAACCTTTGAGAATCAGAAGAAATTCATCGCCGATGCTTCCCACGAGCTCAGGACACCGCTGACGGTGATCCAGACCAATGTGGAGGTCTTAAAGCTGAAGGAGGATGAGGTGCTTAAGGATAATATCCGGTGGCTCAACAACATCAGCCTTGAGAGCGAGACCATGGCGCATCTGGTATCGGAATTGCTGCTGATCGCCCAGGCGGACAATAAAAAGGTTATCATGAAAAAGGAAGTATTTGATCTGAGCGCGCTTTGCGCCGAGATTATCGACTTGATGTTTGATGTTGCCAGGGAAAATGAGATTGCGCTGAAGGGCAGCATCGCAGAGGGCATTGACTATAAAGGCGATGAGGAGCGGATAAAACAGGCGATCCGTATTCTGGTTGACAACGCCATTAAGTATACGCCTGGAGAAGGGACAGTGACGCTCTCTCTGACTATGTCGAAGCGGAATGTCTGTATCGCGGTTAAGGATACGGGCGTTGGGCTGACAGAGGAGGCGAAAAAGAAAATATTCAGCCGCTTTTACCGTGTGGATGACGCGCGGAACCGTGAAAAAGGCGGCGTGGGCCTGGGCTTAAGCATTGCGGATATGATTGTGAAGCAGCATAACGGCAAAATAAAGATTGACAGTGTGCCCGATCAGGGAAGCACCTTTACGATTGTACTGCCCAAGACCATCTTAAAATAGCAATAAAGATAAATTTCATGACGTTCTGAGTGTTCGGAATGAGATTTATCTTTTTTTATGGTTTTAACATCCATAAAACGGACATTAAATAAGGAAAGAGAGTAATGAAATAAAAATGAATGTTGTACTGTATCAACCGGAAATACCACAAAACACTGGAAACATTGCGCGTACCTGCGCCCTGACAAACACAAAGCTGCACTTGATAAAGCCGCTGGGCTTTTCACTGGACGAGAAACACCTGAAACGCGCAGGGCTGGATTACTGGGATCTCCTGGATTTAGCGGACTACGATGATTTTGAGGATTTTCTGGCCAAAAATCCAGATCCCGAAATCTATGTGCTCACCACCCACGCCAAGGCGTTTTATTCGGACATTGAATACACCGGGGACGCTTACCTTTTGTTTGGGCGCGAGACTGCCGGCCTGCCGGATGAGATCCACAGCGCTTATCCAGACCACCGGTTCCGTATTCCCATGAAGAACCACGAACGGGCCCGTTCGCTTAACCTGTCGAATTCGGTCAATATTGTTTTATATGAGGCGCTCAGACAACAGGGCTTCCCTGAGCTGATTTAAGCTTTGTGCAGCGTATCATGAAAAACAATGAAAAAAACTGAAAAAATTTTCAAAAAGTGTTCTAAATTCCATTAATTATGTGTTATAATATTTGAATGAAAAAGTAAACGATTCGTCATTAGAGTGAGAAACGTTTACGGGTAGGTGACTATGAATGACAGCAACAGTGGAAAAGCGAAAAGCCGCTTTTCTGAGTTTTGGAAAAAGTATTCAAACTATATCTTTTTTGTTTTCTTAATCGGCGCGACCGTTATTGTAATCCTGACGCAGGTGGATCTCAAGGAGTTTGCAGATACCCTGCGCCGCGCGAATATCGGTTTTCTTCTGCTGGGAATCGTTTGCGTTTTTATTTACTGGCTTCTGGAAGGGTACATGCTCCTGAAGCTGATGCAGCGCGATTATCCCGAGGAGAAGCTGTCTTTTGCGATGATCGTCACCATTATAGGGCAATATTATAACCTGATAACACCCGGCTCCTCTGGCGGTCAGCCGCTCCAGCTCTACGAAATGTCCCGCAGGGGCTACAGTATGGGGACAGGAACCGCCGTGCTGGTCCAGAAATACGCGCTGTACCAGGTTACGGTCACACTCCTTGCCATTCTGGCCACACTGCTCAATCTTTCTGAGATTAACAGCGGCCTGGTTGCGGCGAGATGGCTGATTGCCTTTGGCCTCATCATTAATATCGCTGGGGTTATCCTTGTTTTTATCCTGGCTTTAAGCCCGAGAATGGCCCGCGGGATCATGAATGGCGTCGTTCGGTTTTTGCTGTTTATCCGTGTCTTTAAGGACCCGGATAAATATTATGCCAAGGTGGACCACTTTATCGGGGAATACTCAGAAGCCATCACTGCGCTCAAGGAGCACAAGCTGGAAACCTTTAAGCTTTTCATTGTCTCCATTGTGCAGATCATGATTTTTTACAGCATTAACTACTGGGTTTACTGTTCGCTGGGCTTAAGCGGTTCCAGTGCTTTTCTGGTCATATCCATGCAGGCGATCCTCTATGTAGCGGTTGCTTTTATCCCGACACCTGGGGCGGCAGGCGGCGCCGAAGCGGGCTTTGCCCTGCTGTTCGGGCCGATTTACGGCGCTGTTAACATGTCGGTGGCCCTGATCCTGTGGCGTATTATCACTTTTTACTTCATTATTTTATTTGGGGGTATCTTCCTTTCCCTGAGGTCTGTCATCATGGGGAAAAAGGAATACAAAAAAATTACGCGGACCGAGGCTCTGGACATTGAGCATGTCATCAAACAGGAAGAATTAGAAGAATCATTTAAGAAGAAAGAACAGCTGAAAGAAGGAGATAAATTTGAAGAAAATTGATGTTAAGTACATAAGAGACACTGTCGCAGAAATGTGTATTGAAGCAAACACTGTACTTACCGATGATATTCTCAAAGAAATGGAAGTCGCTCTGGCGCGGGAAGAATCGCCGAGCGCCATCGCCATTTTGGAAACGATGATTGAAAACTTTGAGGTAGCAGAAAAGAAAGAGATTCCCATCTGTCAGGATACGGGAATGGCGGTTATCTTTGTTACCATGGGACAAGACCTGCAGATAACCGGCGGCTCCCTGGAGGACGCCATTCAGGACGGTGTCGAAAAGGGCTACCGCGAGGGCTATCTGAGAAAATCGGTCGTGGACGACCCTTTTATCCGAAACAACACAAACACCAATACCCCGGCCATCATTCACTATAAGGTCGTCCCGGGGGATGATCTTCAGATTAAGGTGATGCCAAAGGGCTTTGGTTCAGAAAACACCAGTGCCATGAAGATGCTTAAGCCATCGGACGGGATCAAAGGTGTTGAGGAATTTGTGCTGGAAACCGTTGAGAAGGGCGCGCCAAACGCCTGCGCACCGATCATTGTCGGTGTGGGGGTGGGCGGTACCTTTGAAAAGGCCGCGCTGTTAGCCAAGGAGGCTCTGAGCCGGCCCATCGGGGTGCGCAATGCCAGGCAGCACATTCAGGGCCTTGAGGAAATACTGATCGAACGGTGCAACAATCTGGGAATCGGCCCCATGGGGCTCGGCGGTATCAACACGGTTTTGAGTGTCAATGTGGACGTTTTCCCAACGCATATTGCCGGTTTGCCCGTTGCTGTCAATATCTGCTGTTATGTTAACCGTCATGTGGAACGGACACTTTAGGAGGCTTATATGAGTGTGATACGATTAACGACACCGCTTTCAAAGGAAGACGCCGTAAAATTAAAAGCCGGGGATCAGGTTCTGATTTCCGGAGTCATTTATACGGCGAGGGACGCGGCACACAAAAGAATGGTTGAAACCCTTGAATCCGGCGGCGCATTACCTGTCGATTTTACCGATCAGATTATCTACTATGTAGGGCCCTGTCCTGCAAAACCGGGCGAGATCATCGGTTCTGCTGGGCCGACCACAAGCCACCGTATGGACGCTTATGCGCCTGTGCTGATGGAACACGGCCTGCGCGGCATGATCGGCAAGGGAAACCGCGGGGAGCTGGTCATCAACAGCATGATGATCAACCAGTGTGTTTATTTTGGATGTGTTGGCGGCGCGGGCGCACTGCTGCAGGACTGTATAAAATCTGTCGAGATTCTGGCATACGAGGAGCTGGGGACCGAGGCGCTGCGTAAGCTGGAAGTAGAGGATTTTCCGGCGCTGGTCGTCATCGATTCCAAGGGCAATAACCTGTACGAAACGGAACGTCAGAAATACACGAATAAATTTATTGATTAGGAGGAATAGGAAATGTCACGTATGGTTATCGAGAGTTCTGTCCGGGAGGCCGGAACAGATCCGATTTTTAGAGTTGCAGGCGAGGCTGCACAGAGAACAAAGGAACTGGGAACCGAGGCAGTTATCAATTCAACGATTGGGGCATTGATGGATGATCACGGCGATCTGGTTGCCTTCAAATCTGTGTTTGATGTTCTGAAGGGACTGCCGGATGAGCAGATCTGTGATTATGCCGGGATTCCGGGGATTCCAGAGTTTTTGGATAA
The DNA window shown above is from Eubacterium limosum and carries:
- a CDS encoding Fe-S-containing hydro-lyase, with the protein product MSVIRLTTPLSKEDAVKLKAGDQVLISGVIYTARDAAHKRMVETLESGGALPVDFTDQIIYYVGPCPAKPGEIIGSAGPTTSHRMDAYAPVLMEHGLRGMIGKGNRGELVINSMMINQCVYFGCVGGAGALLQDCIKSVEILAYEELGTEALRKLEVEDFPALVVIDSKGNNLYETERQKYTNKFID
- a CDS encoding fumarate hydratase, whose amino-acid sequence is MKKIDVKYIRDTVAEMCIEANTVLTDDILKEMEVALAREESPSAIAILETMIENFEVAEKKEIPICQDTGMAVIFVTMGQDLQITGGSLEDAIQDGVEKGYREGYLRKSVVDDPFIRNNTNTNTPAIIHYKVVPGDDLQIKVMPKGFGSENTSAMKMLKPSDGIKGVEEFVLETVEKGAPNACAPIIVGVGVGGTFEKAALLAKEALSRPIGVRNARQHIQGLEEILIERCNNLGIGPMGLGGINTVLSVNVDVFPTHIAGLPVAVNICCYVNRHVERTL
- a CDS encoding tRNA (cytidine(34)-2'-O)-methyltransferase; amino-acid sequence: MKMNVVLYQPEIPQNTGNIARTCALTNTKLHLIKPLGFSLDEKHLKRAGLDYWDLLDLADYDDFEDFLAKNPDPEIYVLTTHAKAFYSDIEYTGDAYLLFGRETAGLPDEIHSAYPDHRFRIPMKNHERARSLNLSNSVNIVLYEALRQQGFPELI
- a CDS encoding sensor histidine kinase codes for the protein MFKEIKRQITLFNTLILIAFLFLFILLLGFLVQWSLGLTGEVYLMDTAKGIINNSPESEKGDGIFNNNSMHDKMGYEYIEWDENNQTVSMKVEDNDLIMHGYELAMDQSFNNDFKVFNLNGADYRVYVTRFSRDDESHTLEVFQQITTERSMITYVISFLLFIGSGGILLLIPISYFLAGKSLQPIKETFENQKKFIADASHELRTPLTVIQTNVEVLKLKEDEVLKDNIRWLNNISLESETMAHLVSELLLIAQADNKKVIMKKEVFDLSALCAEIIDLMFDVARENEIALKGSIAEGIDYKGDEERIKQAIRILVDNAIKYTPGEGTVTLSLTMSKRNVCIAVKDTGVGLTEEAKKKIFSRFYRVDDARNREKGGVGLGLSIADMIVKQHNGKIKIDSVPDQGSTFTIVLPKTILK
- a CDS encoding lysylphosphatidylglycerol synthase transmembrane domain-containing protein, which gives rise to MNDSNSGKAKSRFSEFWKKYSNYIFFVFLIGATVIVILTQVDLKEFADTLRRANIGFLLLGIVCVFIYWLLEGYMLLKLMQRDYPEEKLSFAMIVTIIGQYYNLITPGSSGGQPLQLYEMSRRGYSMGTGTAVLVQKYALYQVTVTLLAILATLLNLSEINSGLVAARWLIAFGLIINIAGVILVFILALSPRMARGIMNGVVRFLLFIRVFKDPDKYYAKVDHFIGEYSEAITALKEHKLETFKLFIVSIVQIMIFYSINYWVYCSLGLSGSSAFLVISMQAILYVAVAFIPTPGAAGGAEAGFALLFGPIYGAVNMSVALILWRIITFYFIILFGGIFLSLRSVIMGKKEYKKITRTEALDIEHVIKQEELEESFKKKEQLKEGDKFEEN